One stretch of Akkermansia massiliensis DNA includes these proteins:
- a CDS encoding cell division protein FtsQ/DivIB, with product MSHKATTPVPRSAKRPEMLLLEREARKETIERKGRNYRFWLFRRKLYHIVTVYTLIFGLIGAIVFLWTDYILKYDWLSIDTVTLKSNGIFNSEQAFAVMGIGPKDNIFSMDAPELEQRLEKCPAIRRAAVKRQISSNPTLLVDIDARIPVAWIDCPELGVHPGDAKYGVLADKEGVIFPCMEQVHMPYIQGRHMPSVTLRPPSSGQLSYGVGIRELEAPMKLIELLSGTVTEYLPSIVSITTPNDWSFCVRFSNDCQATFSHYGLEHQVEKLSRALRHARQTHRKISAINLIPEHNIPVIFDDSYEDIPLAEPIEE from the coding sequence ATGTCGCACAAAGCCACAACGCCAGTCCCCCGTTCCGCCAAAAGGCCGGAAATGCTCCTGCTGGAACGGGAGGCCAGAAAAGAAACCATTGAGCGCAAGGGCAGGAACTACCGTTTCTGGCTCTTCCGGCGCAAGCTGTACCACATCGTCACCGTTTACACGCTCATCTTCGGCCTTATCGGGGCCATCGTCTTCCTCTGGACGGATTACATCCTCAAGTACGACTGGCTCTCCATCGACACCGTCACGTTGAAAAGCAACGGCATTTTCAACTCCGAGCAGGCTTTCGCCGTCATGGGGATAGGCCCGAAGGACAACATCTTTTCCATGGATGCCCCGGAACTGGAACAGCGGCTGGAAAAATGCCCGGCCATCCGCCGGGCGGCCGTCAAGCGCCAGATATCCTCCAATCCCACGCTGCTGGTGGACATTGACGCGCGCATCCCCGTGGCATGGATTGACTGCCCGGAACTGGGCGTCCACCCGGGAGACGCCAAATACGGCGTTCTGGCGGACAAGGAGGGCGTCATTTTCCCCTGTATGGAGCAGGTCCACATGCCCTACATCCAGGGCAGGCACATGCCCTCCGTCACGCTCAGGCCGCCCAGCTCCGGCCAGCTCAGCTACGGAGTCGGCATCCGGGAGCTGGAAGCGCCCATGAAGCTGATTGAGCTGCTCTCCGGCACGGTGACGGAATACCTGCCCAGCATCGTCTCCATCACCACGCCCAACGACTGGTCCTTCTGCGTGCGCTTCTCCAACGACTGCCAGGCCACCTTCAGCCATTACGGCCTGGAGCACCAGGTGGAAAAACTGTCCCGCGCTCTCCGGCACGCACGCCAGACGCACCGGAAAATCAGCGCCATCAACCTGATTCCGGAGCACAATATCCCCGTCATTTTCGACGATTCCTACGAGGACATCCCCCTTGCGGAACCGATTGAGGAATGA